From the genome of Dermochelys coriacea isolate rDerCor1 chromosome 1, rDerCor1.pri.v4, whole genome shotgun sequence:
AATCCCAGGTCCCTGATGCAGGCTACtgcttccgatgaagtgggttttagcccatgaaagctaatgctcaaataaatttgtttgtctctaaggtgccacaagtactcctcattctttttgctgatacagactaacacagctaccactttgAAACCAGTAAGCAAGTAGGCTACCTAATGGAACAGTGGCTGCACCACATGCATTGAGCAGACCTTGCTCTGCTACAACTTGTGTTACAGTAAAATGTTCACAAGGAGGGTAAAAAGTAGGGGTAAAGATGTTAAGGCCCAGGACTCCAAACGTAATACTGACAAAATTATTGTTATGCAGCCATTTAGTTGTTAATTCACCTCCAGACCAGGAATAATATATCATACCTCTAGGACTGATTGAGAGAAGTTCTAAATCCCATGGCCTCGCAGGCTCTAGATCTGCTGGTATTGCCTCTGAGTCCtggaatagtttttttttttttttaaagtcacctaCTGCATGTGGTAAGCATTGCCTCCTCTCAGGGGTTCCTGCAGATGTAGCCTTGCTGAACTGGCCATGTGATATCAGAGCTTCTtagtagtatttttttaattgttatggGATGCGGTCAGGGTTGCTTTTAGCTGATGTTTTTAGGAGTTCACCTTTCTAGAGAATCTCATAACACTCTGTCTCTTCTTCAAAAAAATCAATGAGATAGCCTGGAAGAACGGTTACCAGCCTCCTTCATACATTTTTATAACTACTGTACAGTGTAACTAGTACagaaagtttaataaaaaagacacttaaaatccatcatttttaaaagtcaaaactctcccctaaagttttaaggAAAAGTAAATAGTAAAACTTAGTTTACTGAAGTCTATTCAGCTAACCATATTGTAAACCTTATGGTTAACATTTCTATAACCCATAATcacgcctttttttttttaactgacaggCAGATGGAGCTTCTCTTGACTCTATTTATATGATTGGAGTTAGCATTGGGGCTCATTTAGCTGGATTTGTTGGAGAGATGTATAATGGTAAACTTGGCAGAATTACAGGTAAGACTTTTAAATCTGCCACCCCCATTCTAGTTTATCTTTCATCATTGTCTGAGTTAGCCACATGCCATATGGGTGCCAGCGTTGAAAAATCAACACATAGGTCACGATTAAATTATTTAGTAAGACAATGGATCAAATGCATCCTTGATGTAAATCTAGAGATTAATTTGACCCAATATAACAGTAGCATAAACAGTATttagaaatatattaaatttttttttaatccactacAAAAATTCAGCCTAGGATTTAAGtcactttgggaaaaaaaaattgtgaccaAAATGTTCAAACCTACTGGACTAAAGTTAGAATCCTAAATGGGAATTGCAAGTGCCTAGCACCCTCGCAGATCAGGCCACCTGCTTTAGAGgagcttaaatatggatttacaaaCCTAATTTTAGGCCTTAGGGCCTGATCAAGCATTGTATATATTTCagaattcctgttgacttcagttggaggtTTGGATGCATGTTAATGTCAGTGGAATATGGATGCATAAAAATACAGCATGGAGACCCTACATTTGAGGGATTTGTGGCAGAGATGAACAAAGCTAAGCCATTTAATTCACCAAGTTTCAAGAAACTAGCTTCTTCTATTTTGATCCTTGGGTGTTCACACCTGTCATTCTCTGAATTTCAGATTCACAAATactaaatttcaaatgaaaactcAGTCAAAACCTGACCAGTTTCACCTGGTTTTTCACTAAAACTGTTTAACCACAAATTTCAGATAATTTCAATACAAACCTATAAATGGGGCATGGCTTGTTTGGAACCAGGATCACTGCAAATGTTATACCATGTTCTTTTGGTATCACAGTCTGGAATTTTTTGCCTGAAATACCCCACTCACTTAGCGGATATTGTTTCTGCTGGGAAAGAATAAAGTGGTTCTACTGACTCAGAACCATGGagtaggtcagtggttctcaaactagggccaccgcttgttcagggaaagaccctgccgggctggaccggtttgtttacctgccacatccacaggttcggctgatcgcggctcccactggctgtggtttgccgctccagtccaatgggggctgcgggaagggcagccagcacatccctcggctcGCGCagtttcccgcagcccccattggcctggagcggtgaaccacagccagtgggagccgcgatcggctaaACCTGCgaacacggcaggtaaacaaactggcccagcccaccaaggactttccctgaacaagcagcggccctagtttgagaaccactggtgtcgGTGGCTTGTTATTCCCCTAGATAAAAGTGAGGTGGGAGTGGCTCTTTGGGTGGAGAGAGTCTAGGGTGTGGACTGAGCAGCCCTGTAGTAGGAACCCTAGGAGATACTAAGTCTGGAGTGAAGGCTTGAACTGCAttgttaatttattaatataGACAAACCCAGAAAGGGGCGAGTCTTTTTGCATGAACTATGTGTTATAGTAGATTGTCAAGGCATCTGTTCAACCATGGGTGTTGCCGGGGGTGGAGGGATCTCACAAGAAAATTTTTAGTGGTCTCAGAGTGCAGCCACTAACTCTtgccactctgacaatttttcctaaaatatttaattaactttaggaaaaacagataaatatgcacatatacacatccaaatcattgtcatttatttatgtaagTTTTTATTGCATACTCAgtaataatgtacagttgtcttattctttactggacccaaacagaatagaaacaaataatgtactttgcacattcttgtcttttgttattgtttcttttgtttttttgattgCCTTATTTTTTAGACTTGCTAACAAGTAAGTCTGTttctatgaaaagtgatatttgtagaTTTATTAACACTgcaccgcccccacccccgcatcaccacccaggaggctgtggccacatgAAAAGCCTATGGTGGCCGCATGCAGccatggtggccacatttgagaaaaaattagattaaaaaattattattgaaATAGAGCCCTAGAAAAATAATGCCCACAtgattcttcttttctttcaggTCTTGACCCAGCTGGCCCTTTATTCAGTGGGAAACCACCAAATGAGAGATTGGATCATACAGATGCACAGTTTGTTGATGTCATTCATACTGATACAGATGGTAATGACATAGCTTATACTTTCCTGTTTGAGTTTAGGAGGAAATATACAAACTGGAATGCAGGAGTAggaaagaggaagggagaaagtcAATTAGGAGCATCTAAGTAATGTTGCTCTGGTTCATACTGATAAATAGGAGCAGTTCTGAGTTTTTGGTATctaaggatctgatcctgttgtactcaatgggagtctttccattgacttcaatggcattaaGTAAGTCCCTATGTGCCTGTTCAAACTGAAAATGGAATACAGCCTTTTACTAATGATATTTAGAGATGAAGGGCCCAATCCTTCCGTTCTTATATGAAGGGTTTGGTTGTCATTAATTGGACTATTTTGAGTGACCTAAGAGTTTCAGCTCTAGATCTAAAACTAATTAGTATCAggacttttttaatttaaaaaatcaagagAGGTGTAGGCCAGCTGATTCCCTCCCGCACAACTCTCCTTTTGTTCATAGGACACTGAGAAGTAGACTATTTTCCTGTAATTTATTTCTATATTGTTCCAGTAAATGCACTTTGAAGGAAGAAGAATTCATGCAGTCTCCCCAGGATATCAAAATATGAGTAAATATGAGTAAATGTAATGGGACAATTCACACTGTATTCTCTGTAGGTTAGTTAAACATTAAGATAATATGTACAATACTCACATCATGTCCATACTCATACGAGAATTGTGAACACTTTAATaccacagggccaaattcttctgtcAGATAGGCAACTACCACTCCCTTTGACTTCTGTGGAGGATGGACTTTAACTGAGGATGGATTTAGAGCCATTATTGAGAATCCTGAGCAGAACCACATTAGTGAAATGCTGAAATCAAGATTTTCATTATACAAAAATCAAGAAAGTCAGTCAGGATTCCCACAGCACCATAAGTCTGCCAAAGAATAATTAGTtctgatgatttttaaaagcacaaaaaatCTTGCATCTCTGTCCTTTGGTCATATGTATCACAATAAGGTCTCTCAATAATAATATTAACAGTTAACATTAATGTATTGACTTACATATTAAGGCATATTAAAACATTAATCACTAAAACACCTTGATGTTGTAAACAAAGCTCATATGCAGTAAAATGAATAAGTATAGTAGAATCTTAGCATTATGaacacctctggaatggaggttgttcataactctgaaatgttcgtaaatctgaagaaaatgttgtagttgttctttcaaaagtttataactgaacgTTGAGTTAATACAGCTTCGAAAccttactatgcagaagaaaaccaactttccctttatatttttagtagtttacttttaacacagtgttgcactgtatttacttttttttttttttactctgccactgcctgattgtgtactttcaatttcaaatgaagtgtgtggttgaccagtcagttcagaactctggtgttcataactctgcaGTTTTACtgtatatatgtatgtttaaGGTATATGgatctaatccaaagcccactaaaatcAGTGAGAGTCTTTGGGGGGATAGGAAGATTGGAAAGCAGTTCCTTTCCATTCTGCTACATTGTATTGTAGTCTGCTAGTTTGTCTCAGGGCTCAGTGTTGTGAGCATAGAATGAAAAACCCTAATTAAAGTAACATGGGTGTAGAATTTTGATTGCTGAGGCGAACCAGAGCTCTGAATATCCTGACCTTTGTGCAATTAAATCTCAGCCACGACACTATGAAAAATAGGGCTCTAGTCTTCTTTTATTCCATGCATGACAATCTCATTGGTGTCAACGGGAGTTGTTAAGGCTGATTCCCCAGTCTGGTacttcgagtgcagaagatgggggcccacaaattctaaaaattaatactgactACTCCgggcttgtattaaactctcaaggttacagcttctctctggtCTTGAATGGGTAGATGCTGCTACCACCcaactgcaaaaaaacccctttttggaacccaggaaggagcacttgggaattccttcctgtagaGTACCTTCAAGCCCTTTccgctcccctctccctcccaggaagagatgagaaagaaaacaaaggaaatcagctgttgccaccaactaattaaacaacatatgcacaaacctgttaggacacaaaaatccaatcctgttctttaaaaaaaagagtaaattttattaaaaacaaaaaagaaagaaaatacacttGGAgtttaggctttttgctagattaaaaaaaacaattagaaggattaagcatcaagatagctctcttgaggtccagtttaaaggttacaagcaaaataaaagcacctggggttagcacaaaAGAgaccacaagccataaagaaataaaagagataaacctaatcacatgtTCCtggacatttcctgatctacttacatatctggggtttcaaatgagtagtttttaGGCATGATCTGgtgattttcatacctggcccacagctttttacagcatagctccagccctgtctctgctctgtcccctctcttcagagaacaaccacagacagacaaaggggaagtttttttcccaattttaaaaagttctagccttcccattggctcttttggttaggtgaccactcccttccttttatctATGgccttttttaaccctttacaggtaaagcaagtagagaacagctactaacagggattttatagctaactggctggatggatgtccataaaagggagctaccccatccttcatttatcacatagtGCTGTGAAAATATCTGATTAGAATATAGCCCACTGATTTTTGCATATCGTTACTTTTGTTTTTAGAGAAAATAacatgattaaaagaaaaaaagagtgcaACTAGAAAAAAAGGAACAtattcagaggggtagccgtgttagtctgtatcagtaaaaccaaggaggagtccttgtggcaccttagagactaacaaatttatttgggcataagcttttgtggttaTTTAGTAGTGTTATttaaagctcatgcccaaataaatttgttagtctctaaggtgtcacaaggactcctccttgtttttgcagAACATATTCAGTTTATCTCAATAGGAAAATAAGCTCCGGAAACTTTTATTTACGTTTAAGCCTTATTAAACATTATTGTgcaattataaattataatttgaAAAATCCATTGATGTACTTTATTACCTCAGATGTTTTTACTTTAGGTTTAGGCTACAGGAACCTTTTAGGAAATATCGATTTCTATCCAAATGGAGGAGCAGATCAGCCTGGCTGTCCACAAACACCGTTTAGTGGTAAATAAAGATATGTTCATCTTAATTCAGAAAAGAGCATGGCAGAAGATGTATACAGTTACTCATCTAAGGTTTGGTAAGGCAAAACTGAACTCGGGGGGTTTGCATATATAGAACAGTTCAGATGGCTGAGCccaatgtatttttctttcccaCTCTGCTATTGGATGAATGAGAATTAGTCCATGCACACTGCTACCTAGAGTTTGATGAAAAAGCCCTCTGTGAGCTGATAAAAGAGGCTTCTCAGACCAAAATACCTGCTGTATCTTATTACTTACCATTTATATGTGTGTGAAAGATGCTTGATATCTTTCTATATGTGTATGTAGTCATGCCAGGAGAGGAATGAGAGGAATGGGGGTCCAGCAGTTGTACAACATCCTTCTCTCAGAGAGTTTACATTGAAAAGGTGATATAGTATTACAGGCTGTAGCTGTATTGCCTTTCCACAGACCCCTTCCTCATTGGGGACCCCCTGTTAAGAGGGATGTCTGTTGGGCAGCTGTGACCAGGAAGAGTTCCTGGTAGAATGGCTACAGCAGAGCCCCACTGCCAAGGGCCATGTGGAACCACAAGTGGCCAGAACTGCTGTGGTGGACCCTGTGTGGATGGCCCTGGATGCTTGAGAATCCCTTAGGATTCTCAGGCATCTGCAGTGTTATGGAAAGGTCCTACAGCCTAGTttgtggggagagaggaattTGCCCCCCAGAAGAACAGCATGGGGGAAATCTTGATGAGGAGATGCTCCCAGAAGGTCTTtctccctgagctccctcccatgGGAGGGACAGTTTGGCCCATTTTGACTTGGGCCCATGTTTAATCCCAATAACTCTAAATTTTGCAAGAGGGCGCTCTACAATACTTTTTCTATGTACACTACTCCTTTGTTCAGCAACTGTATACTCTAGCTCCTCATCTTTTATTTTTGGATAGGTATAAATCCATTCCTCACCTTTGAAAGCTGGTAGCCAAATAAACCATAAATCAATCTTCTCCCTCTGTCTGactaaaaaaaaggcaaaaccctGAGCAATAGGGAATAATGTAGTCATTAGAAAGAACTGAAATGGGATTATTTTGTTGTGTGTCTAATATTGTTTCTCTTTAGGAATAGATAATTCAGTATATATTCcttgcatatttaatttttcttttttaactaaaggatttcagtattttaaatgtGACCATCAGAGATCTGTTTTCTTGTTCCTGTCATCATTGAAACAGAGTTGCAACATAATAACATACCCTTGTGATTCATACTTGGATTATAAGAATGGAAAATGTGCCAGCTGTGAAGCTTTTCAAGCTTGTCCAGTACTGGGTAAGAGTTAcatggtggtgtttgttttttaagttggaAGGGCCAAATAATGTATTGGTGACGTTTTCATAGCAGTCTCTTCATTGAAAATAGCTGTTTCTCAGGTATCTTAGACTTTGTCTCCATATTGCAGCCTGCTGTAAATATTAAAGGAGACATTGATAGGATCTGTGGAAGGGGGTTGCTTGCAGAACTACCTAGCATctaaaaataatctaaaatttTAATGCTATGACTGCTTTTTTAAAGGCCTCTAAATTCATTGCAGGGGTTAAATCCATATATATACTTTTTTCACTGGGCTTTCTAGTCCAAAACAGAGgcaggcaacaaaaataattagaatcATGTAGAAATTTAAGGTTagggagagattgaaaagattgggacagTTTCATTTAGAGAGCAGATGAATAAGAGGGGCATGACAGAAATATGCAAACTAATGAATGGTAAAGAAGTTAAATCAGGCATACCCATGTACCTTCTTTCATAGCACAAGAATAAGGAGACAATCAATGAGACTAACtggcaacaaattaaaaaatgggtaaaatggggaaatactttttacATTGAGTCCAAGAGTTTAGTAGGATTCAGAGTGgattaaacatttataaaataaaatatccacaAATACATTACACaggataaaaaaacccaacattctTAGGAAGCATATCAACCCTCATAATTCAGTGATAAGCTAACTGATAATTTATGAGAAGAATAGGAAGAAACTTTACTTACGGAACTTTTCCTTAATTGTTCAGTAGGAGGtttcttacatcttcctctgaagtagtTGGAAATGGCCACTTTTGGAATAAGATACTAGACAAGATGGTCCCCTGCTTTAATCCAGAATGACAATTCTTATGATCTTAGTTTAGCAGGAGAAGTATGTTAAGAGGCCTACCGAAGACTGAAAGGATATGTATTATCTGTTGGACTGGTTGGATGATTTTTATGTTTTCCAAATCAGTTTTCTTTCCCAATTAATGCACtgaaaaattaagataaaatgtATAACCTTCAGTAATTTGCTCTTTTGTATTTGTTGCTATTTTGCTTAGTAATGTAATGTTGAATTTATAAAATTTGGATTTCAGGTTATTTTGCTGATAAATGGAAAAACTATTTAATCCAAAAAGACCCTCCGGAGACAAAGGCTTATTTTGATACCTCAAACCAAGAACCATTCTGCAGTAAGTGACTGACCATGCATTACTTTTTTACACTTACCAAATTTGTCACTGATTATTAACTGATCCAGAAAAGATGACATGTTCTTGATTAAATTTTGAACTTTGTTACTATATGACTTGTAAAATACTGTAATAAAAAGAATCTAAACAATCAGTTAAGTGTTAGTATATAGaatggggaaaggagagggatgATCTGGCCCGAATAGTAAACAATGAGTGAGCTaaacaggaaagagaaagaaatgtgGCTGCACTGGATAATGGGGAAAGATGGACTATCAGGAGGGAACGGGGAGCCAGAGAGCTAGGCTAGTTAGTTAGAGATGAGAGGCTGGATTATAAAACTTGCTtaggagggaaaggaaggaaacaTGGCTGTACTGTACATATACAGTAATAAGCAAAACACATGTAGCGGAACAAGAAGCCCTGACACAACTGGGCACAGTAAAGTACTAATAAGCAAGAACCAACAGAGAAATTAGACCAATAAATCAGTCAGGAGAGCAGGGTAATTACTGAGTGAAGCCTATGGTAATCCCTAGGAATTTGAAAAGGAAACAGGTTACTGAGGAAACAAATAAACGAGAGAAactacaaaataaacaaaagagatAAATCAAACTAAAAACCTGAGACACACATAGGGAAAACAAACTTAAAACATTTATATAAAGTGAGACTTTTTTTGAGCaaagaatattaaaaaacaaaatatacaaaacagTTTTAATTGAATTTAGTGCTAAAAAAAAGTATAACAGCCCCAAATAGTTTATTTTCCTCTGATTATTCACTCAACAGGTGCTGCATTGGCAGCAACAATGCAGTCCAATTTCCTCCAACATTCTGGCAATATACTTCAAATATTTTCTAGAAGTTTTACTTCCAGAGGTGACATGGTTGCTTTACAACATTCTCATTCACTCTCTCTGGAGGCTGCCAACAAAGATGGCAGTTAGAGTCTGACCTCTCATTCCTTTGTCAGgcagagctcccactgaagtgaatagagTTTTGGCTGAGCAATGGAATACAGGATTAAACTCTTAACACCAGCTGGTTGTTTTGTGATGTGCATCTGTAATGTGGTATCCTGGCCCTTTAGGCCTAGAGGAGGCCAGAAAACCATGTTGCAGGGACACCGGAACTAGAAAAGGAGCAGGTAGTGGTCAAAGccagaagagagaggaagaagtcCCAGATGTTAGTAGTTGGATGGGGAAAACCCAGGACACTAAGGGTCTGGAATCAGGAGCCCTATGGTATTGGGTGGGACAGGGCGCCCCTGTCTCACCACAGATCCAGAGGAGCTCTCAGTAGGACAGCAGTATATATGCTGCCATCTCCCTCAGATGCTTGCAGGAGAGACACTGGCAGGAGAAGGAAGTCAAAGCTGGAAGGCTGAGCTCCTAGTAGGAAAGATTGCAAGTGGCAGACTGATGAGGAAACAGACTGAGACAGAGGAAGAGCTCCAAATATGGTAGAAGAACCAGAACAGAGTATGAACGTTTGGGTAGTGGTGAATGGTTTTATTCGTGGGGTTTTGAAGACTGTTGTTGGACTGTTTTTGTTAGTAAACAGGCCCCAAAGGGAGAGTGGGATTAGCCACAAAAAAGACAAGGTAAAGTTCACAAGGGGTtcagaagaggggagagagaaacagagatggAAAACCACCTATGGGTACGAGGAGGTGCTTAGGAGGTGACCAGCCCAGTGACAGGACCATTTCCTTCTAAGAACTGGGGGAAGCCACTGGCTCTATTCACATAACTCCGAATAGCCATCATATGGAAACTACTTTAATTAATAGCCTCTAGCTCTGATTTGAACTAGTAACCCAGAGAGAGATAATGAGTCATCATCCTCATCCAATGAGTATTTTTAATAGGGAGAGAACAGGAATTATATTCATGATGTTGAGTTCGATCTCTGAAtcttattattttctgtttctattttgCAGTGTATTACTACTTTGTGGATTTTATTACTTGGAACAAAAGCATTAGGAGAGGTTTCATTAGAATTAAAATAACAGACAGTGCTGGAAACACAACAGAATCAAAAATGAATAGGTAAGTCATGTTTTACTCAACAGGTTTTGTATCTTTTATTTATCTAAAGTTGCCTTACCTTGCAGCAGAATCTATTgggatagatttaaaaaaaaaaaagaagaagaaaaccatTAAAAGTTCTGTTAATGTAAGTGCTGAGTTGGGTAAATATAGGACAGTCTTATGCAGTAGAGGATCATTTGAGGTttgttctgctttcatttaaaaatgaaaagccaTATTATGTCTAGAAACTTATCATGGTCCCTTTCACTGACAgatctaaaataaaaatggatgccACTATCATATAGAGTCAAAATAGTCCCAGAATGGTGAATTAACACATTGAGACAGTGACTGCTTACCAGTTATGTTAAAAAGTTACTGAGCAAACTGTTTGTAGCAGTCAGTTCAATAGCAAGCTGTTTATTATTGAAAGTAAAAAATGTTCTTAAAGAGTATTTACCATTGTACATGCAACAACAGTGCTGAATTAAGGCATCAGCAACTCAGATTCATCTTGGCTTTCATAGATTTGTTAGAACCTGAAGACATTTTCATATAATATGTGTATGTAcgcttttttctcctgctatcTACATAGGTGTAAACTGGGAGTAActttgttgaagtcagtggagtgataCACATAAAACTAGTGTGAGCTAAGAATTATGTCCTATATAAGTGACTTATATTTACATATCTTATGTCTGACACTTATATAGTGTTTTCTCATCCAAAAATTGCAATGAACTTTATAAACATCAATTACTTTAATCTCTCAAGATAGGtaaataattattatattttcctttttgaaggggaggaaacagaagcacagaaattATGCTTGTGCTGTTCAGAATCACAGAGCATACACAAAAATGTGCATACTAATGTGTACCTAATTTGTGTGCACAATTGCCATGATAACATACATAAATTGGTAATTGTACACCTAATGGCAAGTGAGACATGTAATTAGCCATTTTATGTATGTAATTTTACAGTTTGTATGCTCAGCTGTAGAAGTTGTCTATACAAAGTAGGTACACCATGGGATATGTTTTATTGCAAGTGAAATTGCACATACctggtttttaaatttaatccCTAAAAGAGTTGCCAAATGTCTTGCAGAAGTCTTTAGCAGAGACAGAGGCAGAATAAAATCTAGGGGCAAGATTCTGGCTCTCGCTGCTCTGCACAGGGCATAGAGTATTACGGGTGTGTGCATATTAAAAGGTGGTTTAAAGATCCTATTGCCCCTGTGTGCAGGGCTGATGACCATGGATTAGGTTAAAGCAGTCTAAGGAATGCTCTAATGTACACCAAGAAAACTGACTCACTGAGTTGATAACTCAGCCAAGGATCAGCATGGGACAGTGACATCTCGGTCATATCACCTCTTTTTCTGATCCCTATGCTAGCTCTGTCCCACAGGAGAATCCTCCTTACACTGGGGTGGTGGTCCCTGGTCAGTTACAGCAGGGTAAGAGCCAGTTTACACATGTAATGTGGTGTAAAGTAGGTACATGTACCAGGGAATCTGGATTCAGATCTCCAGACTCCCAGTTCTGAACTTAACCACAAGTCAAGACATCTTACCaagagtatttttttaataacagTGGATCTGACTCAGATAACAATGTATTATACTTTCTTTCTAGTGAAGCTACTACCTTTCAGCAGTATAGACAAGCCAGTATCTTTGTTGGATTTTATGAGGATTTTGACAAAATATCAAGAATTTCCTTGACGTATTCTACAAGGACTCTAATTGGCCCAAAATATAAGCTCAGGATTCTCCGAATGAGGCTAAGATCTATTACAAATCCAGAAAGGTAAGTGGACGGTTGATAAAAAGGATACTTGAAGATTAGATTGTTTGAGGTGTTtctggaaaaatatttattggGCTGCTTATGGAAATTTGTGTATAATGCATAGTCCTAAATACAAACATATTGTTGTCACAACAAATTATATCCTTGTCTAAGACATAATTCATCCTGTGAAAGTTGATGTGTGCATAAATATTAAGTACACACTCCATGTGTTAAGCATACATCCATTGTATATGCAAGTTCTGTGTACATGCTGCTTACTTTGGCAGGATACTGCCATCCTTATGCAAACAGTCACAATTAGTTCAGAGGGACCACTCCTGTGAATGAGTATGACCTGCATCTCTAAAGTTTGCAAGATTCAACCCTTTTCTGtaacagacattttaaaacattatttcagCATTTTTCTATCCTCAGCTGTTCTGTATATAGATTTTCTCACATGAACATACAGAACAaacctgttgatttcaatgtatCTCCATGTGTGAGTAAGCAAATAGGGTTTGCTGTTAGGATTCTACAGTACAAGAACAAAACATGTATGCTATGCTTACTGACACTGATAAGTATGTATGATTTCAGTTTCAATGCTTAAATGTCATTTCCTAAGCTCCTTTAACTATTAATCAATTCATAAAGTTGACAATATCCCAGtagccatttttaaaagctcCACAGATAACTGTACAGACACCATAACATTTAAACTTTGCCTTTCCGTCTTGTGAGAACAAACCATTCACTACAATGTTGGTAGGAGGATTTTACTTCACAGTTTATCCTGCATTTAATGTAGCaacatttttgcattttaatgtATTCTGCACACAAATGCCAAGTGCAGCAAAGGCAGAATTTCAAACAAAATCTAATACGAGTTCCCACTCTACCAGAATGA
Proteins encoded in this window:
- the LIPI gene encoding lipase member I; its protein translation is MLRVAFHHFHMLKLFLFICLTCWVRSDTEQKCEEFTDLSIHNALAGTDLKVKLLLYTRTNKNCSERLSAYNTTASTYLDVTRKIVFIVHGFRPTGSTPIWLNDIKDLLLSLEDVNLIIVDWNKGATTLIYPTAVQNTRKVAKILKKYIDQMLADGASLDSIYMIGVSIGAHLAGFVGEMYNGKLGRITGLDPAGPLFSGKPPNERLDHTDAQFVDVIHTDTDGLGYRNLLGNIDFYPNGGADQPGCPQTPFSGFQYFKCDHQRSVFLFLSSLKQSCNIITYPCDSYLDYKNGKCASCEAFQACPVLGYFADKWKNYLIQKDPPETKAYFDTSNQEPFCMYYYFVDFITWNKSIRRGFIRIKITDSAGNTTESKMNSEATTFQQYRQASIFVGFYEDFDKISRISLTYSTRTLIGPKYKLRILRMRLRSITNPERLQMCRYDFVLLENIETTFKPITCQERDK